In one Balaenoptera musculus isolate JJ_BM4_2016_0621 chromosome 2, mBalMus1.pri.v3, whole genome shotgun sequence genomic region, the following are encoded:
- the VRTN gene encoding vertnin, translated as MTSREQLVQQVLQELQEAVESEGLEGLVGAALEAKQVLSSFGLPTGREGGPGPQVLEVDSVALSLYPEDAPRNMLPLVCKGEGSLLFEAASMLLWGDAGLSLELRARTVVEMLLHRHYYLQGMIDSKVMLQAVRYSLCSEESPEMTSLPSATLEAIFDADVKATCFPSSFSNVWHLYALASVLQRNIYSIYPLRNLKIRPYFNRVIRPRRCDHMPATLHIMWAGQPLTSQLFRHQYFAPVVGLEEVEAESASPGLAPTPTALAPLPPPAKTLELLNREPGLSYSHLGERYSVTKSTFYRWRRQSQEHRQRVATRFSAKHFLQDSFHRGGVVPLQQFLQRFPEISRSTYYAWKHELLGSGACRALAPKEELAMEELEKLPAEQAAKGLGCSSSAMSSPGMVLMQRAKLYLEHCISLNTLVPYRCFKRRFPGISRSTYYNWRRKALRRNPSFKPAPALSVAGASQPASAGEKALLPWKGEAGEGAGKATGGGSPAPREFLPLRMPLSRWQRRLRRAARKQVLSGHLPFCRFRLRYPSLSPSTFWVWKSLARGWPRSLSKLQIQAPSLGKGGMKEAEEKREKEAGRNVTAAMVPPAGTLQMAASPGEDPGKAQGGPSREGALQEGSTAQGRPPSGSLSSHPVVTAAAGGRDGQVLVMDMLATTKFKAQAKLFLQKRFQSKSFPSYKEFSALFPLTARSTYYMWKRALYDGLTLVDG; from the coding sequence ATGACATCCCGGGAGCAGCTGGTGCAGCAGGTGCTGCAGGAGCTGCAGGAGGCGGTGGAGTCCGAGGGCCTGGAGGGTCTCGTTGGTGCTGCTCTGGAGGCCAAGCAGGTCCTGTCTTCCTTCGGTCTCCCCACCGGCCGGGAGGGAGGCCCCGGCCCCCAGGTGCTGGAGGTGGACTCGGTGGCCCTGAGCCTGTACCCAGAGGACGCTCCCCGGAACATGTTGCCGCTGGTGTGCAAGGGCGAGGGCAGCCTGCTGTTCGAGGCGGCCAGCATGCTGCTGTGGGGCGACGCGGGCCTCAGCCTGGAGCTGCGGGCCCGCACGGTGGTAGAGATGCTGCTGCACCGGCACTACTACCTCCAGGGAATGATTGACTCCAAAGTGATGCTGCAGGCCGTGCGCTACTCCCTGTGCTCTGAGGAGTCCCCGGAGATGACCAGCCTGCCGTCCGCCACGCTAGAGGCCATCTTTGATGCGGACGTCAAGGCCACCTGCTTTCCTAGCAGCTTCTCCAACGTGTGGCACTTGTACGCCCTCGCCTCCGTCCTTCAGCGCAACATCTACTCCATCTACCCCTTGCGCAACCTCAAGATCCGGCCATACTTCAACCGCGTCATCCGGCCCCGCCGCTGCGACCACATGCCCGCCACGCTGCACATCATGTGGGCCGGCCAGCCCCTCACCAGCCAGCTCTTCCGCCACCAGTACTTTGCCCCtgtggtggggctggaggaggtggaggctgaAAGTGCCAGCCCCGGCCTGGCCCCGACTCCCACTGCCCTGGCCCCGCTGCCGCCGCCCGCCAAGACCCTGGAGCTGCTCAACCGGGAACCTGGCCTCAGCTACTCCCACCTCGGTGAGCGCTACAGCGTCACCAAGAGCACCTTCTACCGCTGGCGGCGGCAGTCCCAGGAGCACCGGCAGAGGGTGGCCACCCGCTTCTCGGCCAAGCACTTCCTGCAGGACAGCTTCCACCGCGGGGGTGTCGTGCCGCTGCAGCAGTTCCTCCAGAGGTTCCCCGAGATCTCCCGCTCCACCTATTACGCCTGGAAGCACGAGCTCCTGGGCTCTGGCGCCTGCCGAGCCCTGGCCCCCAAGGAGGAGCTGGCCATGGAGGAGCTGGAGAAGCTGCCGGCGGAGCAGGCTGCCAAGGGGCTGGGGTGCTCCTCGTCGGCCATGTCAAGCCCTGGAATGGTCTTAATGCAGCGGGCCAAGTTGTACCTGGAGCACTGCATCTCCCTGAATACGCTGGTACCCTATCGCTGCTTCAAACGCAGGTTCCCTGGCATCTCCCGGTCCACCTACTACAATTGGCGCCGAAAGGCTCTCCGAAGGAACCCCAGCTTCAAGCCTGCGCCAGCCCTCTCGGTAGCCGGGGCTTCCCAGCCAGCATCTGCTGGGGAAAAGGCCTTGCTCCCTTGGAAGGGTGAGGCAGGAGAAGGGGCAGGGAAAGCAACGGGTGGGGGGTCACCTGCCCCCCGGGAGTTCCTACCCCTGAGGATGCCCCTGTCCCGTTGGCAGAGGCGCCTGCGCAGGGCAGCCCGCAAGCAGGTGCTCAGTGGGCACCTCCCCTTCTGTCGCTTCCGCCTCCGCTACCCGAGCCTGTCTCCCTCCACCTTTTGGGTCTGGAAGAGTCTTGCCCGGGGCTGGCCCAGAAGTCTGTCCAAGCTCCAGATACAGGCCCCCAGCTTGGGCAAAGGGGGCATGAAGGAGGCGGAGGAGAAACGGGAGAAAGAAGCTGGCAGGAATGTGACAGCTGCCATGGTCCCACCTGCAGGGACCCTGCAGATGGCGGCTTCTCCAGGAGAGGATCCAGGGAAGGCCCAGGGAGGGCCTTCCAGAGAGGGGGCCCTGCAAGAGGGGTCCACGGCCCAGGGCCGGCCCCCCAGTGGGTCCCTGTCCAGCCACCCTGTGGTGACAGCAGCGGCGGGTGGCAGGGACGGCCAGGTGCTGGTGATGGACATGCTCGCCACCACGAAGTTCAAGGCCCAGGCCAAGCTGTTCCTGCAGAAGCGCTTCCAGTCCAAGAGCTTCCCCTCCTACAAGGAGTTCAGTGCCCTCTTCCCCCTCACCGCCCGCTCTACCTACTACATGTGGAAGCGTGCCCTCTACGATGGCCTCACCCTGGTGGATGGCTGA